The genomic window TTGGTGTCTTCTCTTGGTGTGTAGGGAATGATTTGCAAATCTGAGAGAGCAGACCCATTTGCTTCCCATTTTATGTATTATCCTGCACAGGTTGAGTATTAGTAATGGTGGTTGTATCTCCTTGTCGTTCAAACTGAGTGGCACCAGTTTCTTTGTTTTGTCTCGTTTCCATAGATAGTGCAGGAATAGTGTTGTGGTCTCCCTCATGCAAGATGCCCAAAGAAAATGTAGCATTTTGACTCTTATCCTTCTGTTGAATATTGGCTGAAAACTAGCCAATACACTGCTAGATGTGCTTTTACTTTCCATTATCTTTTTCTGTAGTAAAATTTGTTGGATAATCAACATGATCCAGCCCTTTTCCTTTTCCATCCTCCACAAATAAACCCTGAAATCTTGAAAGATGAGAATTATGTGAAGCAGTCTAATGTAACGAACTTCCATTTGTTGGCACCACTTGTGGAATTAGCTGCACATTAGTAATCCATCCGCCAAACTTGTGTGAGGGAACATCTCCAACGGCAAGTCCCCTCCTATGTTTGTTCAAAATAATTTGATTTCTAAGGGGCAGCTTTGAACATTGTGAAACATGATTCCACAAAAAGAGCAGATCCTTCCAATTTTTTCATAAAACAGATAAGCTAGACCATACGAATTATTGGGGAAATCAATTTTAACTCTGTCTTTAATAGGAACATTGACCTGCAATTTGGCAGTCCCCCACATATACTCTACTCTAGTGAACAACATACCTTGATGTAACGGGTGAAATTCAGATGGTTCTCCCACCTACTCCAAGATGCTCCTAAGTAGTTGAACCAATCTGAATCTTTCTGGCACACCATAGACACGTACTGTCACATATATTGTATTGAAGCGATAATCTTGTTTTTCCTTTGCTTCGTCAGTTGGATCAAGCCACTTAATCAATAGATTATCAGATCCCATTCTCCAAGGCTGCCTAGTAATAACAAACATCATAGCATCCAAAGTCCTAAAATGTGCCATAAACATCTGCCTAGATACCTGAGATATGCCATGGTAATTGCTCCTCCAAGCTCTGGACATGGCTTGTTGTATAGTCTGTAGATTGAGTACTCTAGCGTGCCCAATTCCAGTAGTTGCAACAGTAATGAGCATGTTGTATTTAGCATCTTCACCTGGTTATATTGATTCATGAGAAGCTTGGACAGAGGGGATTTGAGGTTCCTGCAGGTTGAGGGCCTACATATCCAAAGATAGCATCGCTTCAATAGGAGCTTGAATCGGCGGAGATCCTCTGAATAATCCCTCAGGGCAATCGGCAAGAGGGGCGGTGGTTCTTGAGGCGGATCCATTTGCTGAGCCTTCTAAAGAGAGGATACAATCCCCAATAGATCTAGTGGAGGCAGATCTCAGAGAAAATAAGGAAACTGCAGCGGTAGAGCGAGGCAAAGGAAAAAATAGAGGAGGAGCAAAACGAATCTGAGCCAAAGAAGAAAGGATTGTGAGAAGGAAAACGAAGAAATTAGGGAGAGGAAAAGTCTAGAACGACATGAGGCCAGTCGCCTTAAGTGGCAAGTCCAGAAGCTCCTAGGGCCTTAGTCAAGTCAGCTTACTGAATCCCATATGAGCAGACATAAAAACTCCATTTTGCAACCCTAAGATTACAATGGACTCCATGTTGCTCACATGCGGTATAAACCCCGCCCCTGCCGCGGTATAAACCCTTGAAGCGCCTGACATGGTATCGAAGGGCATTTGGTTGGGTTCCACACTTAACCACACTTTTGTGCCTCAAATTTGACATGCCACAGTTTTTGTGGTGGCCAAACTTGTGACAAAAGTTGGCTATAGCAACTGAGTATATAATAAATGGGGTATATTACTAAAAGAAGACTGGCATGCCACTGCTATGACTGCAACTGAGACGCTTGGCACAATTTACCACACTTGTGGTATCAACAATTTTACTGAATCCACATTGACTTTTAACAACTTCATGATTGGGCTTCTTCCACATTTGATTGTCTCTTCGCTCAGGCAATTTTGTATTGGCAACTTTCATGCAGTTAGTCGCAAGGACCTTCCAAGGCTGATTTCTCTCGGAACTAGATTGCCTCCCCCAAAAAGGAGCTTCCTCCTTTGCCAATAGATGTACTAAGGTGCTACAGCTGCAAGGTTGTCATTCCCAATTCATCTGATGATGTCGCGATACTCCATGGTTACCATTCCACACCAGTTAACCTTCTCTGCTCGTGAGCACGAGAAGAGGCAGTGTTAGATATCTTTGACCCTGGATGAACGGATTGGAATAACTGTCGTTGGTAGGTGTTTGTTAGCCAAGACTCCAAAACATGGAGTGTCCCATGTAGCACCTTCGACGCAGATTTTTTAACCTTCATTAAGGTAGACAAAAGGTAGCTCTATGATCACGTTTACCATTTGAAAACCCCAACGCCAGTCACCCTGcatatgtttttttttttttgaactggAAAGGCCTAGAAAGGCCTAGTACTGCATTACTATAGCGGTGCGGCAGTACATTTTACCTAGGGACCCATAAGAAACATAGCAAAGACAACTAAGCCCCTGACTTTTACAAGGAGGACCCCAGATTGAAAATAAAAACGCGATCGGGTCCTTTTCCAGCTTCTGCTCGGATCCAACGTCGCCGCCGCCGGGGACGAACCACTTGGGGCGTCGAAGTCGCCATGGCCGCATCtcctgcccaccatggcctccAAGGAGGAGCTGAATCTGCCTCCCATTCGGCACGCAAGCCGGGAGGAAAAAGGTTGGCCGCCCTTTGGCCTGAAGAAGTGAAAGGAAGATGAAGACCGGCAGCCTGCCGGCGTCGTAGCTCCACCAAAGAGTCCTTCGCTGATGAGCTCGAACACGATCTGCAGAGTGCAGCAACCTGCGTCGCCTTCCACCTTCACCTACCACCGCGGCAGCCTGAAGAAGAGAGCGCCGACAGCTAGGCTTCCTCCAGATCAGGGGAGAGCACGAGCTTGTTCGAGAGGGAAAGCTCGCGCCAGATCCGCCTCCAGTCGCCTCTGTCCTCCATGGACAGCAGGTTGAGGAAGCAGCCGGCGACCACCGGGCACGGCTCGCTCGTGCCGGTGGAGAGCAGGATAACGGCATGTCGCCAGACGCCGCTGAGGCAAAACACGACCTAGATCTAGCTATACTAATACTACTATGAACAAGGGGGAGCCAGCCACTTAATCCATCTTCCCGCCGGGCAGCAGAGCCGCCGGAGAGAGCGAGGGAAAGGGGCGGCGATGGGAGACTTTGGATGACTCTCAATGTGGCCTGCATATGTTTTTCATTTCTATCATTTTCGGGAAATCAATCCCATTCTAAAAGAGAGGTAAATTCTACTACCACTGTTCCTACATATAAGATATTTTGGCAGTTTAAATTAAACCGTCAAAACGTCTTACATTCCGAAACAGAATGTGTACTTTATTTTAAAGGGAGAAATTCTGCTTTTTTGTAGGGGAGAGGTAAATTCTGCTTTTTTATAGTGGGAGATGTAAATTTTACTTAAGCTCTAACAAAAAAGAATGTGGAATGAAACAGGGAATGAATCAATCGATGGATATATTGATGAATTAATTGTCACATCAAGGACTCCGTGGCCCAATGGATAAGGCGCTGGTCTACGAAACCAGAGATTCTGGGTTCGATCCCCAGCGGAGTcggttttttttttccttttcatttttacCTTTTTTCCTGTAAAATGAATCCCATGGATTCCTAAAAATAATCTTAATCCCATAAAAAAGGGCAGGTAAATACTGTAATTTTTTCTGCATAGTACAGGTAAAAAAAATTTACCTTTTTTTCTATCAAATGAATCCCATCGATCCCACCAAAAAATTGAATCCCATAAAAAAAAGGGAAGGTAAATTCTACAATTTTTTTGTGCAGGACAGGTAAATTATTTTaccttttttcagttttttttcatttttaccttTTTTCTGTAAAATAAATCCCATGGATCCTTATAAAAATGTGAATCTCATAAAAAAAGGGCAGGTAAATTCTACAAATTTTTGCACAGGACAGGTAAaatcttttccctttttttctgtaAAATGAACCCCATGGATCCCTAAATTTTTTTGAATCCCATAAAAAAAGGGCAGGTAAATTCTACAATATTTTTTTCCGCGGGACAGGTAAAATCTACTTAACCAAATATAATAAATCAGTCATTACGAAACAAACAGGGGACTGTACCTATGCATAAAAAAAGGCAGGTAAATTCTACAATTTTTTGTGCAGGGCGGTAAAATCTTTTACCTTATTTTTCTGCAAAATGAATCCCTTGGATCCCTAAAAAATTTGAATCCCATAAAAAAAGGGCAGGTATATTCTTTTTTTCGCATGATAGGTAAAATCTACTTAACCAAAAATAATAAGTCAGTCATTACGAAACAAACGGGGGACTGTACTTATGCATAAGTTCTTTGTCAGCAACACGCAAATTTCAGCGTTTtggggcctctctctctctctctctctctctctctctctctctctctccctctctctctctctctctctctctctctctctcttcacttGTCATGCTACATTCCCTCAAGAAAAGAAAAAACTTGTCATGCTACAGAGCAACAAGTTACAAAACTTGGGTTCTGGGGCAGAGCATGCGAACATGGATATTATCCTGACAACAGATGCAATTGTACATTGGAATATATAAAGTAAAAAAATTCAGTATTACCTAGAAATAAAATACTTAAATGAATTTATTATTAGCCCACAGTATTCTTACATATCCGTTTGATCAACATTAACCTATACGAACAATTCGACCATGGCCATAACGGAACATTTCGAGGGGTTCAGTTGAGGTATAAACCAATTAGAAAGAGCATTTCTAACTACCCTTGAAACAGCCATCCCCCTATGACTTTGTAGGTGGTACTGCTGTGGACGAGTATAGAGACTTCAGTTGCCTGTGTATAAGCTTGCTGTCAGACACGGCCAGCAGCTCCATCCCATCCGACCACCATTGCTCCAGCCCGTGCGCCTCCATGAACTTCTGTGGGCCTTTCGACGACGTGACGAAGAGCTTCGCGACCACATCACCAGCAATCTCACTCgccttgcgctgctgctgctgctcatccGTACCGCCGTCGGGTTCAGAGGAAGAGGGAGCATTGTAGTGGCAGCAGATGTAGTCACTGTTGTTCACATACAAGTGTGGCACCCATTTCTTCTCTGCGCGCAGTTTCTTCTTGATGCTGCCCTCATCTTTTGCACTGTCAAGCGCTGCTTCTTCCTTCAATGGCAGGCTTGCCTTCACTTTCTGCCACAGGTGACTGGCCTTCTCGCTCATGCTTCTTAGGCTCATGGCAAGTGAAACAGAAGGTGGATTGAACAGGTGGCAGTCTACGAAGATTCCTTGCTTGGCGAGATCTTTGCATACCTGAAGGGCAAAGCCAGCTCCCAACGAGTGCCCTGCGACGCAAACATTTGCGCTCCCAAATCTCTCAACTGCAGCCTTCAGTGCTTCTAAAGCGCCAACGTATCTCACTGATCCTTTTAAGCTCTCCCAAACCAGGAAACGTAGATCGTCCTGTAGGTCTCTCTTGATTGTAGGCTTCTGCAGCAATGTTCCTCGGAGAGCTAACACAGCCCTTGGCGCGCCACTTGGTCTTAGGAGGATAAGATCAGACAAAGCAGAAGACCGATCCCACTCAAGGACGGCGCCGTATATGGAGCCATCTCTCTCGTCCACCAGTGTCTGTGTGACCTTGTACTTGAAGGGCTTCCACCATTTTGGAGCAAGGCCAATCTCTTCTCCTTTCTGGTCTTGTCTGTCTATTTCAAGAAGGTAGACTGCCTGAATGAAGCATGCCATTACCATCCTTTTGTAATTTGGATCCTTCCTGCAAATCAGGCATTAGAAGAAAATGTTACATATACATCATGTGGGAATGTCAAAGTAAAGTGGGCGTTTCAGAGTCCAGAACCTCATTTGTTGAAGTAATTGTTAATTAAAATTACGAGACAAGGAACATACATCCTGTTTGAAATGGGCAATCGACATTCGTATCAGGCTTCAGGCGTTTCAGAGTCCAGAACCTCATTTGCCGAAGtaatactccatccgtcccaaaataacacttatttaaggacggagggagtagttagttaAAATTACGAGAAAAGGAACATAAATCCTGATTGAAATGGGCACTTCAACAATCGTAGCAGGCATTCAGGCCTCTCATAAAATAtatactccctttgtcccataatataagacgttttttgacactacatggTTACAAGTTACAGTTTTACAATGATGATGATTCTCCTATTCCCTACAGACTTCAGATTTGTTCATTTCCAATATAATTTGCCCCCAAATGCCCTGTAAGCTGGTGTCCCCTCCATGCCAACATAGTCTTAGCAGGAATATGCAATGTGGATTTCCGTTGCTCATCATTTTACATGATTATGAAACCCTTCCCGTCCCCTGATTTTAAAGTTTATAATCCAGAAAGTTCATTTTTCTATGGCCATTCCCTCCATTTTTCTGTAAACATCACTAGCGACAATATTACCAACAGGGATCACATGATGCAATTTTTTCCCATTTTGCCGGGCTGTTTTACCTTGCAGTCTTACATACTGTAAGATCATACGATTCAGAGTTAACTAGATAACTTAACTCTCCCTTTAGGCAACAAAGCAAACTTAACTTCAAGCAGAGGTTAAAAACTTCCTAAATTGCCATGAAAACAAGAGCTACACAGCTACACAAACAAAGCGGGTTAACATAAAATCAAAGTTTAAAACTAGGAAGGAATACGTACTAGTTTATAGTCTGCGCAAGGGAGGATGCGTAGGTTAAAGGAAACTTAACTGGTTGAATTGGTGCTTTCTTATTTGTACTCAAAAGACAAAACACAGTTCCTAAGGAAAGGTAGGAGGAGCATGTGCACGTCCGTGGCCCAGGAAACAGAAAACGAGATGGAGGGCAATCTTTTGTTTCCACTCCTGTCATAACCTAAACTTGCAGGAAAAGTACAGCAAACCTATTTTGCACATCACACCACGGGATACTACAAATAATATAAGCAAACTAAGAGAGAGTAAATTTTGCTCTCACAATTTAATCAATCAACAAACTCCCCGCAATTTCAGTTGGCAAGACGAGTTGGACGGCACTTCCTAAACTACGTAATTTCGTTTCCATCTCAACAACAGACCAAGGGCTCGGCAGAACCCCGCGGGTTCATCGAATCGACAGCGCGTGCCAACCTCATCATATACCGGAGTGACCCGACACGCCCCGTTCCAATCCTGTATCATAAGGCACAAGGAAACTGCAAGATATATGGCATTACAGGGCGAGGGCGAAAAAATTACCAACTCGATCTGATGATTTCCCTCCAGTTGGGCGGCGGCAGGTTGCGCGGGCCGGAGACGTGGAAGGCGTAGGGGTGCCCCTCGACCTCCGCGTCGGCCGGGGCCACCACCACGGCATCGCCGCCGCACCGTCCCCCGACCTCCCCCACCACCATCACCacatcctcgtcctcctcctcctcccccttaacCGCCTCCGGATtcacctcccctgccgccgccgcggccggccCAGGCGACACCAAGTCCATCGCCATGGCGGCGCAGATCAAACCTCCCGGCCGCCCCGCTCGCCGCGCGGGGGCGAGGGCAAGCGTGGGGCGCGTGAGCACGGGGGAGGACGAGAATGTCGTCGAGGGGTAGGGGCGGGGATTCGTGGGGACCGGGAGATGTGAGAGCGTCGTCTTCCTGGCGGCGTGGGAGAAGAGGTATATCTGGGATCTCGGCGGGGGGCAGCGCCCAACGGTCATGTTTGGAAGGGGAGCAGCAACTGGGGGGTTTAATGATGGGGGCGTGGCTTGGCCAAGTGGGGAAACGAGTATGCCTTCCTTGctggccttcttcctccttggccctTGGGAAGGAGGGTTCCGGGTCAGATTTTAGAATTTTCATTTAACGCGTTCCAGGTGAGATTTGCAGATTCGCGGCCGGAGGAGAAAAATCCCTCGCCCTTTCCATCCGTTCCCCTGATCTCCGGAGGCTAGGTCTGCAATAAAAACTCGAGCCTTGTGAGTCTCTCAAGATTGATTCATATTTTGGCTCGAGTCAGATCGATCTGCAAAGAAATAAGCCAAGTATGAGCGTTTTATTAACTTGAGGGAGAAACGAGTTGATCTTAAGCCTACGCTATCTTGGTCGATTTTAGCTtggtacgtactccctccgtccggaaatacttgtctcagaaatggatgtatctagacgtattttagttctagatacatctatttctatTCATTttcgtgacaagtaattccggacggaagGAGTACCATATAATTTTATTAAATAATCTTGATTTATATTATTAAAGAAAAATAAGATAATTTATTGTCATTGTACAATTTTTCTCTATTTTACCTACTAGCAAAATCAAAGCTTAATTACGCTCGGGATAATTAAGCCTTATATGGTACATGGTGGACCTTATGTCAAATATCTTGTTATTCTTGGCCAAAGCTTGAGAACGAATACACTTTCATGTTCCTTTCTTTCTAGGTCATATAGGATCTCTTGATAgtatcaagtactccctccgttcacaaatataaaatgttctaaCTTTTCTGTGGTCATATGTATATAAACACGCTTTAGTGTGTGCTTTTATTCATTCAAGTCTATATGTAGTTCATGTTGAAACATCTAAAACATCTTAAATTTATGAACGGAGAGAGTATTAGTCTCCAGTTAAGAAAGAATAAATCAAATTTTATAGTGGGTTTTTTATGCTGTGTGTGGCCCATCTTGTTTAAAAATTGCCTTAGCTTAAGAAAAATTATATTATTTAGCTTGAATCTATCTCAAGATTGATACAAGCTAAGCACAAGCCACTTTCTACAGCTCGGCCTTGAGTTTCATTCAggttgagctcgctcgaattttagTTTAAGTTGAGTAGAGTCAAGTGCAACTCACTCGAACTCGACTCATTTACAGCCCTACCGCAAACCGGTCGACCTGACACCACGAGACTGGGGAACCGCAAAACTTTCTTCACAATGCAGTCTAAGGGTATCTCCAACACCATCCATGACATGTAAAGCGTCCACGGTCAACCGAAACATGTTTGGGGAGAGGCTAGCGGACCGACCATCCAACCCGGTCTTCAAATAAAAGTGGACATgtctgatacgtcttcaacatatctacttttccaaacacttttgctcttattttggactctaatttgcatggtttgaatagaactaacgctgttttcaacagaatcatcttggtgttgttttttatgcagaaataaaaattaTCGCAATTGGACGAAACTTGGCGAAGAATTTacatggaatatataaaaaaatacggGTGCAAAGATCCATcggaggggggccaccacctgcccacaaggcaggggcgcgccctgttgCCTTTGTGGGGCCCTTGTGGCTCCATTTGCCCTACCTCCAAGTGCATAAGTACCGTCTTTCCGAGAGAAAAACCCATAGAGAAAGCTttattgcgttttacgatacggagccgctaccacctcatgttcttcattggTAGGCATGATCTGAAGTCTATTCCGGGCTTCGGAGGGGgcaaatcatcgtcgtcatcatcaataaCCCCTCTTCATCGACAACCTCATGATCCTCACTCTGAAATAGTCTATTAATAAGACCCGATCAACCTTATTAACGGATTCCTTTCGAGGTCGttgaattctgtaaacacaacctTCTCTAACTTTAGTTCACTCCCTATTATTTTTAGTTTAATAAAATAGAATACCATGTTTATCCTACTTTCTGAATTATCTATTCAAAAAAAGAcctaaaaataaaagtgctcagaatgtCGTAAAATTTTAACATGAATTTTTAtagaataaaataaaaaatattggcactgaacacacccggggggggggggtgccattGTTGTCCACAAGGTAGCAGGGCGCGTCTAGGTGCATTGTGGGGCCCACATGACCCCACTCACTTATCTCCCATGCCCATCTTCTTCCTCCACCTCTAGAAAAATTCATGTCCAGTTCTTAGTTCACGGTCTTGCTCCTAGATACgaattttcgatctctttgctcggagctccatttctgaaacttttCAAAGAAATTACTTTTCGGTATATGAAtcatccattggtccaattagtttttgttctagtggtttgtacatagcttgcaaaaacgtcgtATGTtatggacagagggagtactacttattTCAACCAAATGAACTAAATTTTTAAATGGAGGGTACCTTTAGGTTCTATATTGCCTCCCAACATTCaatcataattttattttattgagGATGAATAGCCTTCaatcataattttattttattgagGGGTAGCCTTCagtcctttttttttttttttgagaaacctgtAGCCTTCATTCATGATGGAACTTGGAAGGAGATGGTGGGGCGAGTCGAGCCCAGCCCAACGTTTTTTTTTTAGAACAGCCCAACCCAACTTGACTGAAGTCATGGGCTCAAATACGCCGTACCTTGCATCGAACCGACGGAATCGAAGAGAAACTTGCGAGGCACACGATCGAGCCCGAGGCCTGAGCTCTCCAAAAGCCAGCCACCGTCCCAACCCGAGCCCGGATCCATCCACAactctcctccc from Triticum aestivum cultivar Chinese Spring chromosome 3B, IWGSC CS RefSeq v2.1, whole genome shotgun sequence includes these protein-coding regions:
- the LOC123070793 gene encoding GDSL esterase/lipase At4g10955; this encodes MTVGRCPPPRSQIYLFSHAARKTTLSHLPVPTNPRPYPSTTFSSSPVLTRPTLALAPARRAGRPGGLICAAMAMDLVSPGPAAAAAGEVNPEAVKGEEEEDEDVVMVVGEVGGRCGGDAVVVAPADAEVEGHPYAFHVSGPRNLPPPNWREIIRSSWKDPNYKRMVMACFIQAVYLLEIDRQDQKGEEIGLAPKWWKPFKYKVTQTLVDERDGSIYGAVLEWDRSSALSDLILLRPSGAPRAVLALRGTLLQKPTIKRDLQDDLRFLVWESLKGSVRYVGALEALKAAVERFGSANVCVAGHSLGAGFALQVCKDLAKQGIFVDCHLFNPPSVSLAMSLRSMSEKASHLWQKVKASLPLKEEAALDSAKDEGSIKKKLRAEKKWVPHLYVNNSDYICCHYNAPSSSEPDGGTDEQQQQRKASEIAGDVVAKLFVTSSKGPQKFMEAHGLEQWWSDGMELLAVSDSKLIHRQLKSLYSSTAVPPTKS